A genomic segment from Bombus affinis isolate iyBomAffi1 chromosome 13, iyBomAffi1.2, whole genome shotgun sequence encodes:
- the LOC126923102 gene encoding uncharacterized protein DDB_G0283697 isoform X2: MREKRWLLLALYGILLTNAVSAERKPTRPKFKIATTSTSTTTSSTTEDSHVHENENEDTETITTVATETNATTGHVLTGIPQIDYIWDPNLPRELNGYNLSDYPFYNSIPEDIDFKCDGLHDGFYASVPHKCQVYHHCLFGTRYDFLCANFTAFDQKTFICHFVSEVDCANSKKYWHRNDALYKATTTSTTSTSTTTTVAPVTAAAGRQLPRDRDLPRRRRPFRRRPAYDYYDEEYYDDDYSRPRGYSRDDYDYDDRKYRRDRDRDFRDRDRDFRDREVPRSREGIPRDERDRDASTRDRYPPRSNRRDPTRARDPLEEDTRVRSRDPDQGSRSASRELDDAELDDRRTESRLRDTDDRRYSDKRYRDDYDDKEAGSPPSGATGNSDGLVKPAAPATSVYARPRTPPKIRRPVPLSEQDRYAYKATAVQSTEPRRRPVDVADDDYYEDELEDVRPVRRPLRRRPAYRERDRDFYDTIERDRGRPYRTRYRDDEDDLRSRKHSDRSRDRYYDRERDRGVERGRDRSLDRGKDRNTERPLDRDRGRMQDTDKPERPHRPQDKEREPDRSRTGSRSKDLQETTDSTRRGSSYDRTERTTTTTTTTTCLPEQLVHKAESISKEAANDRQAFTEKQAKSAQIQTTRTPIEDGESYRTNQQSDYQERDQDEKRDRGHYHTASLEEYSQDYYDEPEDPPAPPPRTTVRIVKRPFLPSRGGNPNPRGLSPVGVKATTSKKEEDRPTERTNVQERGKNYYVHEATQDNFGESNQEPKTQQEENENHDTYRNVQTESQHGYNDEYDTSIVRPAIRRPTERQREEEQQKTISDAFVRISKQEQRENEQNFGEGLAKWPSEEFSNQQSNEGNVQVSGSFRNKGRLTVTENSKVYGSTFKNDEAEEQPTGPQSYRVKQRLNEVTHRLQDIPESEYDVTLNDALTPTLNQEANLPSGFVLPLHRQLGRDAVLQSSENNYKVSTNPVNQQQQKPFVSNSQFLPAVNNNDRLRTVYYRTPETIQIGGAQYRPQRGSWHDYTGY; the protein is encoded by the exons ACGATCACGACGGTGGCTACCGAAACGAACGCGACGACTGGACACGTCCTCACAGGAATCCCGCAGATCGATTACATCTGGGACCCGAATCTGCCTCGTGAACTGAACGGCTACAATCTCAGCGATTATCCGTTTTACAACAGCATACCGGAGGACATCGACTTTAAATGCGATGGTCTTCACGATGGCTTTTACGCAAGCGTGCCTCACAAATGCCAG gTGTATCACCACTGCCTTTTCGGAACGAGATACGACTTCCTGTGCGCGAATTTCACGGCGTTCGATCAAAAAACCTTCATCTGTCACTTCGTCTCCGAAGTCGACTGCGCCAATTCGAAGAAATACTGGCACAGGAACGATGCCCTTTACAAGGCCACTACAACGTCCACAACATCGACGTCGACGACAACTACCGTGGCACCGGTAACAGCCGCCGCAGGACGTCAGCTACCGAGAGACAGGGATCTTCCAAGAAGAAGAAGACCCTTCAGGAGACGGCCAGCCTACGATTACTACGACGAAGAATATTACGACGACGATTATAGTCGTCCACGTGGCTACAGCAGAGACGACTACGACTACGACGACCGAAAGTACAGAAGAGACAGAGATCGTGACTTCAGAGATCGGGATCGTGACTTCCGAGACAGAGAAGTTCCAAGGTCTCGGGAAGGAATCCCCAGGGACGAGAGAGATCGTGACGCGAGCACCAGGGATCGGTATCCGCCTAGAAGCAACAGAAGAGACCCTACTAGGGCGAGAGATCCTCTCGAGGAAGATACGAGAGTCAGATCTAGAGATCCCGATCAAGGATCAAGGTCCGCGTCTAGAGAACTCGACGACGCGGAATTGGACGATCGACGAACCGAGTCGAGGCTCAGAGACACCGACGATCGTCGGTACTCCGATAAAAG GTATAGAGACGATTACGACGACAAAGAAGCTGGTTCTCCGCCTTCAGGTGCAACTGGAAACTCGGATGGCTTGGTAAAACCTGCAGCGCCTGCAACATCGGTCTATGCAAGACCGAGAACTCCTCCAAAAATTCGAAGACCCGTGCCGCTTTCCGAACAAGACAGATACGCCTACAAAGCTACAGCTGTTCAATCGACCG AACCTCGAAGAAGACCGGTGGACGTTGCAGACGATGACTATTACGAAGATGAGTTAGAGGATGTGAGGCCGGTTCGAAGACCGCTGAGAAGGAGACCAGCTTATAGAGAAAGGGATCGAGACTTCTATGATACCATAGAAAGGGATAGGGGCCGACCCTACAG aACTCGATATCGGGACGACGAAGACGACCTGCGATCAAGAAAACACTCGGATCGCTCGAGAGATCGCTACTACGATCGAGAAAGGGATCGAGGTGTAGAACGTGGAAGAGATCGATCCCTCGATCGTGGAAAGGATCGTAACACGGAGAGACCACTGGATCGTGATCGAGGAAGAATGCAAGACACGGACAAGCCAGAAAGACCACATCGACCTCAAGATAAAGAACGCGAGCCAGATCGTTCTAGGACGGGTTCAAGATCCAAGGATTTACAAGAAACTACAGACTCGACCAGAAGAGGCAGTAGTTACGATCGCACGGAAAGGACCACTACCACTACGACGACTACCACGTGTTTGCCCGAACAACTCGTTCACAAAGCAGAATCAATTTCGAAAGAAGCCGCAAACGATAGACAAGCTTTTACCGAAAAACAAGCCAAATCTGCGCAGATTCAAACAACGCGAACGCCGATCGAGGATGGAGAATCGTATCGGACGAATCAACAGTCGGATTACCAAGAACGAGATCAGGATGAAAAGCGTGATCGTGGCCATTATCATACCGCGTCGTTGGAGGAATACTCGCAAGATTATTACGACGAACCGGAAGATCCGCCCGCTCCACCACCGAGAACCACGGTTCGCATTGTTAAACGACCTTTCTTACCATCTAGAGGCGGGAACCCTAATCCAAGAGGCTTGTCTCCGGTTGGTGTGAAAGCTACCACGTCTAAGAAGGAAGAGGATAGACCGACTGAAAGGACAAACGTTCAGGAGAGAGGGAAAAATTATTACGTGCACGAGGCAACGCAGGACAATTTCGGGGAATCTAATCAAGAGCCTAAAACGCAacaagaggaaaacgaaaatcACGATACGTACAGGAATGTTCAAACCGAGAGTCAGCATGGATATAATGACGAATACGATACATCTATAGTGAGACCTGCGATTAGAAGACCGACTGAGAGACAAAGGGAAGAAGAACAACAAAAAACTATAAGCGATGCGTTTGTTAGGATATCCAAGCAGGAACAAAGAGAAAATGAACAGAACTTTGGAGAAGGACTAGCCAAATGGCCCAGCGAGGAATTTTCCAATCAGCAGAGTAACGAAGGAAACGTACAAGTCTCGGGTTCGTTCCGTAACAAAGGCCGATTAACCGTGACGGAAAATTCAAAGGTTTACGGATCTACCTTTAAAAACGACGAAGCTGAAGAGCAGCCAACAGGGCCTCAGAGTTACAGAGTGAAACAAAGGCTGAACGAGGTGACGCATCGTTTGCAGGATATCCCGGAAAGCGAGTACGACGTCACTTTGAACGACGCATTAACGCCTACGCTGAATCAGGAGGCAAACTTGCCCAGTGGATTCGTTTTACCTCTTCACCGACAACTAGGAAGAGACGCGGTTCTACAATCATCCGAGAATAATTACAAAGTTTCCACAAATCCCGTAAATCAACAGCAACAGAAACCATTCGTAtctaattctcaatttttgccAGCAGTTAACAACAACGACAGACTAAGAACCGTATATTACAGAACGCCCGAAACGATTCAGATCGGTGGAGCGCAATATAGGCCGCAAAGAGGATCATGGCACGATTACACCGGCTACTGA
- the LOC126923102 gene encoding uncharacterized protein DDB_G0283697 isoform X1, with the protein MLYTTRYRTLAIHDHLRVNFYSANMREKRWLLLALYGILLTNAVSAERKPTRPKFKIATTSTSTTTSSTTEDSHVHENENEDTETITTVATETNATTGHVLTGIPQIDYIWDPNLPRELNGYNLSDYPFYNSIPEDIDFKCDGLHDGFYASVPHKCQVYHHCLFGTRYDFLCANFTAFDQKTFICHFVSEVDCANSKKYWHRNDALYKATTTSTTSTSTTTTVAPVTAAAGRQLPRDRDLPRRRRPFRRRPAYDYYDEEYYDDDYSRPRGYSRDDYDYDDRKYRRDRDRDFRDRDRDFRDREVPRSREGIPRDERDRDASTRDRYPPRSNRRDPTRARDPLEEDTRVRSRDPDQGSRSASRELDDAELDDRRTESRLRDTDDRRYSDKRYRDDYDDKEAGSPPSGATGNSDGLVKPAAPATSVYARPRTPPKIRRPVPLSEQDRYAYKATAVQSTEPRRRPVDVADDDYYEDELEDVRPVRRPLRRRPAYRERDRDFYDTIERDRGRPYRTRYRDDEDDLRSRKHSDRSRDRYYDRERDRGVERGRDRSLDRGKDRNTERPLDRDRGRMQDTDKPERPHRPQDKEREPDRSRTGSRSKDLQETTDSTRRGSSYDRTERTTTTTTTTTCLPEQLVHKAESISKEAANDRQAFTEKQAKSAQIQTTRTPIEDGESYRTNQQSDYQERDQDEKRDRGHYHTASLEEYSQDYYDEPEDPPAPPPRTTVRIVKRPFLPSRGGNPNPRGLSPVGVKATTSKKEEDRPTERTNVQERGKNYYVHEATQDNFGESNQEPKTQQEENENHDTYRNVQTESQHGYNDEYDTSIVRPAIRRPTERQREEEQQKTISDAFVRISKQEQRENEQNFGEGLAKWPSEEFSNQQSNEGNVQVSGSFRNKGRLTVTENSKVYGSTFKNDEAEEQPTGPQSYRVKQRLNEVTHRLQDIPESEYDVTLNDALTPTLNQEANLPSGFVLPLHRQLGRDAVLQSSENNYKVSTNPVNQQQQKPFVSNSQFLPAVNNNDRLRTVYYRTPETIQIGGAQYRPQRGSWHDYTGY; encoded by the exons ACGATCACGACGGTGGCTACCGAAACGAACGCGACGACTGGACACGTCCTCACAGGAATCCCGCAGATCGATTACATCTGGGACCCGAATCTGCCTCGTGAACTGAACGGCTACAATCTCAGCGATTATCCGTTTTACAACAGCATACCGGAGGACATCGACTTTAAATGCGATGGTCTTCACGATGGCTTTTACGCAAGCGTGCCTCACAAATGCCAG gTGTATCACCACTGCCTTTTCGGAACGAGATACGACTTCCTGTGCGCGAATTTCACGGCGTTCGATCAAAAAACCTTCATCTGTCACTTCGTCTCCGAAGTCGACTGCGCCAATTCGAAGAAATACTGGCACAGGAACGATGCCCTTTACAAGGCCACTACAACGTCCACAACATCGACGTCGACGACAACTACCGTGGCACCGGTAACAGCCGCCGCAGGACGTCAGCTACCGAGAGACAGGGATCTTCCAAGAAGAAGAAGACCCTTCAGGAGACGGCCAGCCTACGATTACTACGACGAAGAATATTACGACGACGATTATAGTCGTCCACGTGGCTACAGCAGAGACGACTACGACTACGACGACCGAAAGTACAGAAGAGACAGAGATCGTGACTTCAGAGATCGGGATCGTGACTTCCGAGACAGAGAAGTTCCAAGGTCTCGGGAAGGAATCCCCAGGGACGAGAGAGATCGTGACGCGAGCACCAGGGATCGGTATCCGCCTAGAAGCAACAGAAGAGACCCTACTAGGGCGAGAGATCCTCTCGAGGAAGATACGAGAGTCAGATCTAGAGATCCCGATCAAGGATCAAGGTCCGCGTCTAGAGAACTCGACGACGCGGAATTGGACGATCGACGAACCGAGTCGAGGCTCAGAGACACCGACGATCGTCGGTACTCCGATAAAAG GTATAGAGACGATTACGACGACAAAGAAGCTGGTTCTCCGCCTTCAGGTGCAACTGGAAACTCGGATGGCTTGGTAAAACCTGCAGCGCCTGCAACATCGGTCTATGCAAGACCGAGAACTCCTCCAAAAATTCGAAGACCCGTGCCGCTTTCCGAACAAGACAGATACGCCTACAAAGCTACAGCTGTTCAATCGACCG AACCTCGAAGAAGACCGGTGGACGTTGCAGACGATGACTATTACGAAGATGAGTTAGAGGATGTGAGGCCGGTTCGAAGACCGCTGAGAAGGAGACCAGCTTATAGAGAAAGGGATCGAGACTTCTATGATACCATAGAAAGGGATAGGGGCCGACCCTACAG aACTCGATATCGGGACGACGAAGACGACCTGCGATCAAGAAAACACTCGGATCGCTCGAGAGATCGCTACTACGATCGAGAAAGGGATCGAGGTGTAGAACGTGGAAGAGATCGATCCCTCGATCGTGGAAAGGATCGTAACACGGAGAGACCACTGGATCGTGATCGAGGAAGAATGCAAGACACGGACAAGCCAGAAAGACCACATCGACCTCAAGATAAAGAACGCGAGCCAGATCGTTCTAGGACGGGTTCAAGATCCAAGGATTTACAAGAAACTACAGACTCGACCAGAAGAGGCAGTAGTTACGATCGCACGGAAAGGACCACTACCACTACGACGACTACCACGTGTTTGCCCGAACAACTCGTTCACAAAGCAGAATCAATTTCGAAAGAAGCCGCAAACGATAGACAAGCTTTTACCGAAAAACAAGCCAAATCTGCGCAGATTCAAACAACGCGAACGCCGATCGAGGATGGAGAATCGTATCGGACGAATCAACAGTCGGATTACCAAGAACGAGATCAGGATGAAAAGCGTGATCGTGGCCATTATCATACCGCGTCGTTGGAGGAATACTCGCAAGATTATTACGACGAACCGGAAGATCCGCCCGCTCCACCACCGAGAACCACGGTTCGCATTGTTAAACGACCTTTCTTACCATCTAGAGGCGGGAACCCTAATCCAAGAGGCTTGTCTCCGGTTGGTGTGAAAGCTACCACGTCTAAGAAGGAAGAGGATAGACCGACTGAAAGGACAAACGTTCAGGAGAGAGGGAAAAATTATTACGTGCACGAGGCAACGCAGGACAATTTCGGGGAATCTAATCAAGAGCCTAAAACGCAacaagaggaaaacgaaaatcACGATACGTACAGGAATGTTCAAACCGAGAGTCAGCATGGATATAATGACGAATACGATACATCTATAGTGAGACCTGCGATTAGAAGACCGACTGAGAGACAAAGGGAAGAAGAACAACAAAAAACTATAAGCGATGCGTTTGTTAGGATATCCAAGCAGGAACAAAGAGAAAATGAACAGAACTTTGGAGAAGGACTAGCCAAATGGCCCAGCGAGGAATTTTCCAATCAGCAGAGTAACGAAGGAAACGTACAAGTCTCGGGTTCGTTCCGTAACAAAGGCCGATTAACCGTGACGGAAAATTCAAAGGTTTACGGATCTACCTTTAAAAACGACGAAGCTGAAGAGCAGCCAACAGGGCCTCAGAGTTACAGAGTGAAACAAAGGCTGAACGAGGTGACGCATCGTTTGCAGGATATCCCGGAAAGCGAGTACGACGTCACTTTGAACGACGCATTAACGCCTACGCTGAATCAGGAGGCAAACTTGCCCAGTGGATTCGTTTTACCTCTTCACCGACAACTAGGAAGAGACGCGGTTCTACAATCATCCGAGAATAATTACAAAGTTTCCACAAATCCCGTAAATCAACAGCAACAGAAACCATTCGTAtctaattctcaatttttgccAGCAGTTAACAACAACGACAGACTAAGAACCGTATATTACAGAACGCCCGAAACGATTCAGATCGGTGGAGCGCAATATAGGCCGCAAAGAGGATCATGGCACGATTACACCGGCTACTGA